A genomic region of Methylobacterium durans contains the following coding sequences:
- a CDS encoding aldehyde dehydrogenase family protein, translating into MNVRADVSAPTPDIPPEIREWLSQDRLLLIDGKWVPAQSGKTFDVTDPATGEIIAKVAEGDKADVDLAVKAARRAFESGPWPRMTPSARGRLLHKIGDLILEHADELAALEAIDNGKPKAVAKAADVALSADMFHYMSGWATKIEGKTIPISALAAPGSDFFSVTRPEPIGVVGQIIPWNFPLLMAAWKLAPALTTGCTVVLKVAEETPLSALRLGELLLEAGLPDGVVNIIAGFGETAGAPLAAHPDVNKVAFTGSTEVGKIIVRAAANDLKRVSLELGGKSPNIILPDADLSLAIPGANAAIFFNHGQCCNAGSRLFVHRSLFDQVVEGIAAEAGKIRLGHGLAVDTEMGPLVSSVQYERVTGYLESGRAEGARTVSCGNAVPSGKGYFVPPTILTDTNPNMKVVREEIFGPVLVATPYDEVDDALIAEANNSVYGLAAGVWGRDTGRAQQVAHRLRAGTVWVNCYHVFDAALPFGGYKQSGWGREMGQAVLSNYLETKAITTRLGSL; encoded by the coding sequence ATGAACGTGCGCGCAGACGTTTCCGCTCCGACACCGGACATTCCGCCGGAGATCCGCGAATGGCTCTCGCAGGACCGGCTCCTCCTGATCGACGGCAAGTGGGTGCCGGCGCAGTCCGGCAAGACCTTCGACGTCACCGACCCGGCCACCGGCGAGATCATCGCCAAGGTCGCCGAGGGCGACAAGGCCGATGTCGACCTCGCCGTGAAGGCCGCCCGCCGCGCCTTCGAGAGCGGGCCCTGGCCGAGGATGACGCCGTCCGCCCGCGGACGCCTGCTGCACAAGATCGGCGACCTGATCCTCGAGCACGCCGACGAGCTCGCCGCGCTCGAGGCCATCGACAACGGCAAGCCGAAGGCCGTGGCCAAGGCTGCCGACGTGGCGCTCTCAGCCGACATGTTCCACTACATGTCCGGCTGGGCGACCAAGATCGAGGGCAAAACCATCCCGATCTCGGCGCTCGCTGCCCCCGGCTCCGACTTCTTCTCCGTGACGCGCCCCGAGCCGATCGGCGTGGTGGGCCAGATCATCCCGTGGAATTTCCCGCTCCTGATGGCGGCCTGGAAGCTCGCGCCGGCGCTCACCACCGGCTGCACCGTGGTGCTCAAGGTGGCCGAGGAAACACCGCTGTCGGCCCTGCGCCTCGGCGAGCTGCTCCTGGAAGCCGGCCTGCCGGACGGCGTCGTCAACATCATCGCTGGCTTCGGCGAGACCGCCGGCGCGCCGCTCGCCGCCCACCCGGACGTCAACAAGGTCGCCTTCACCGGCTCGACGGAGGTCGGCAAGATCATCGTGCGGGCCGCGGCCAACGACCTCAAACGGGTCTCGCTGGAGCTCGGCGGCAAGTCGCCCAACATCATCCTGCCGGACGCCGACCTCTCGCTGGCCATTCCCGGCGCCAACGCGGCGATCTTCTTCAATCACGGACAGTGCTGCAACGCCGGCTCGCGGCTGTTCGTGCACCGCTCGCTCTTCGACCAAGTGGTGGAGGGCATCGCGGCCGAGGCCGGTAAGATCCGTCTCGGCCATGGGCTCGCGGTCGACACCGAGATGGGACCGCTCGTCTCCTCCGTGCAATACGAGCGCGTGACCGGCTACCTGGAATCCGGGCGAGCCGAGGGCGCCCGGACCGTCTCCTGCGGCAACGCGGTTCCTTCCGGCAAGGGCTACTTCGTGCCGCCGACGATCCTCACCGACACCAACCCGAACATGAAGGTGGTGCGCGAGGAGATCTTCGGGCCGGTCCTGGTGGCAACCCCTTACGACGAGGTCGACGACGCGCTGATCGCGGAGGCGAACAACTCGGTCTACGGCCTCGCGGCCGGCGTCTGGGGCAGGGATACGGGCCGCGCCCAGCAGGTCGCACATCGGCTGCGCGCCGGCACCGTCTGGGTGAACTGCTACCACGTCTTCGACGCCGCCCTGCCGTTCGGCGGCTACAAGCAGTCCGGCTGGGGCCGCGAGATGGGACAGGCCGTGCTCTCAAACTACCTCGAGACCAAAGCCATCACCACGCGCCTCGGCAGCCTCTGA
- a CDS encoding winged helix-turn-helix domain-containing protein: MARLSIRIDIGPENRLGPGKVQLLETIAEHGSISAAGRALGMSYRRAWMLVEAMNKGFGRPVVEAQIGGKAGGGARLSAFGADVVAHYRAIERAADKAASPFLARLTPTLADER; encoded by the coding sequence ATGGCACGACTGAGCATCCGGATCGACATCGGACCGGAGAACCGGCTTGGCCCCGGCAAAGTTCAGCTTCTCGAAACGATCGCGGAGCACGGCTCGATCTCGGCCGCAGGACGGGCTCTCGGCATGTCTTATCGCCGCGCCTGGATGCTGGTCGAGGCGATGAACAAGGGCTTCGGCCGACCGGTGGTTGAGGCGCAGATCGGCGGCAAAGCCGGCGGTGGCGCGCGCCTCTCGGCCTTCGGAGCGGACGTGGTGGCCCATTATCGGGCCATCGAACGCGCCGCCGATAAGGCGGCCTCTCCGTTCCTCGCACGGCTGACTCCGACCTTGGCAGACGAGCGCTAG